A genome region from Cucumis sativus cultivar 9930 chromosome 4, Cucumber_9930_V3, whole genome shotgun sequence includes the following:
- the LOC101211854 gene encoding cytochrome P450 90B1, producing the protein MFHTELLLCFLPSILALFLFLILLKRKRNAVHLDLPPGSMGWPFLGETIGYLRPYSATTIGAFMENHIRRYGKVYKSNLFGEPTVVSADAGLNRYILQNEGRLFECSYPRSIGGILGKWSMLVTVGDMHRDMRMISLNFLSQSRLKNNLLKEVENQTLLVLRSWKDSSTFLAQDEAKKFTFNLMAKHIMSLDPWKLETEMLKKEYVTFMKGVISPPLNLPGTPYRRALKSRSTILKFIERKMEERKLKIEADGGEFEDDDLLGWALKHSNLSTEQILDLILSLLFAGHETSSVAIALAIFFLSGSPAAVQQLTEEHLEITRGKKRLGKTELDWEDYKKMEFTQSVINETLRLGNVVRFLHRKALKDVRYRGYFIPRGWKVLPVISSAHLDPLVFDHPHHFNPWRWQQMNGSSLGIPSTTITNNFMPFGGGPRLCTGSELAKLEMAIFIHHLVLNYQWELVGSDQAFAYPFVDFPKGLPIRVRHRTLM; encoded by the exons ATGTTCCACACAGAGCTTTTACTCTGTTTTCTCCCTTCTATTTTAgctctcttcctcttcctcatTCTCCTCAAACGAAAGAGAAATGCCGTCCATCTTGATCTCCCCCCCGGCAGCATGGGTTGGCCGTTTCTCGGCGAGACCATCGGTTATCTCCGGCCCTATTCCGCTACCACCATCGGAGCTTTCATGGAGAATCACATCAGGAG ATATGGTAAAGTGTATAAGTCGAACTTGTTCGGAGAGCCAACGGTGGTGTCGGCCGATGCCGGACTGAATCGATATATTCTGCAAAACGAAGGGCGGTTGTTTGAATGTAGCTACCCGCGGAGTATCGGTGGGATCCTAGGGAAATGGTCGATGCTGGTTACCGTCGGCGACATGCACCGGGACATGAGAATGATATCCTTGAATTTTCTCAGTCAGAGTAGGCTTAAGAATAATCTGTTGAAGGAAGTTGAGAACCAGACGCTTCTTGTTCTTCGTTCTTGGAAAGATTCTTCCACGTTTTTGGCGCAGGACGAAGCCAAAAAG TTCACTTTCAATTTAATGGCGAAACATATCATGAGTTTGGATCCATGGAAGTTGGAGACGGAGATGTTGAAGAAGGAGTATGTGACTTTCATGAAAGGAGTGATTTCTCCGCCGCTGAATCTTCCCGGAACGCCGTACAGACGAGCTCTTAAG TCTCGGTCGACGATCTTGAAGTTCATCGAACGGAAAATGGAGGAGCGGAAGTTGAAAATAGAAGCCGACGGCGGTGAGTTCGAGGATGATGATCTACTCGGTTGGGCATTGAAGCACTCAAATCTCTCAACGGAGCAAATTCTCGACCTAATTCTTAGTTTGCTGTTCGCCGGCCACGAAACTTCTTCAGTCGCCATAGCTTTAgccatcttcttcctctccgGCAGTCCAGCTGCCGTTCAACAGTTGACG GAAGAACACCTGGAAATCACCAGAGGCAAAAAGCGATTGGGAAAAACAGAATTGGATTGGGAAGATTAcaagaaaatggaattcacGCAAAGT GTGATTAACGAAACGCTTCGTCTTGGAAACGTCGTGAGATTTCTTCATAGAAAGGCCCTGAAGGATGTACGGTACAGAG gttATTTCATTCCACGTGGATGGAAAGTGCTTCCTGTGATTTCTTCAGCTCATTTGGATCCTCTAGTTTTTGACCATCCTCATCACTTCAATCCATGGAGATGGCag CAAATGAATGGTTCATCATTGGGTATCCCGAGCACAACAATAACCAATAATTTCATGCCATTTGGCGGAGGACCGCGATTATGCACTGGCTCAGAACTAGCAAAGCTTGAAATGGCCATTTTTATCCATCATTTGGTTTTGAACTACCAATGGGAATTGGTAGGTTCAGATCAAGCTTTTGCTTATCCTTTTGTTGATTTCCCTAAAGGTCTACCAATCAGAGTCCGCCATCGCACACTCATGTAA
- the LOC101214753 gene encoding ATP-dependent DNA helicase DDM1 yields MAVEEKPRADNSAESPTSVLEDEDLCNGEKEIKLEEEIILEAKNGDSSLISKEMAEEEQKLLEARVKEEEAKRLEDSTESEKLSDNQFTKLDELLTQTQLYSEFLLEKMDDITFSEMEEDKKSVEKSSGRGSKRKAAARYNNKKAKRAVAAMLTRSKEGEQDEDVNLTGEERIEKEQSELVPLLTGGKLKSYQLKGVKWLISLWQNGLNGILADQMGLGKTIQTIGFLAHLKGKGLDGPYLVIAPLSTLSNWINEISRFVPTVNAIIYHGDKKQRDEIRRKSMPRKIGPKFPIVVTSYEIAMSDARKVLRHYNWKYLVVDEGHRLKNSKCKLLKELKYITVENKLLLTGTPLQNNLAELWSLLNFILPDVFSSSEEFESWFDLSGKSHAEEKEETQENRKAQVVAKLHGILRPFLLRRMKSDVELMLPRKKEIIMYANMTEYQKNFQEHLVNKTLENHLCEKGSGRGFKGKLNNLMVQLRKNCNHPDLLESVFDDSYAYPPVEQLVEQCGKFRLLDRLLTRLFERKHKVLIFSQWTKILDIMDYYFSEKGFEVCRIDGSVKLDERKRQIQEFNDVNSNYRIFILSTRAGGLGINLTAADTCILYDSDWNPQMDLQAMDRCHRIGQSKPVHVYRLATAQSIEGRILKRAFSKLKLEHVVIEKGQFHQERTKPTAADIVEEEDILALLREEDSAEDKMIQTEISDADLERILDRSDLIVPTGSDNEKSKVSGNLYPLKGPGWEVVIPASTGGVLSTLNS; encoded by the exons ATGGCTGTCGAGGAGAAACCAAGAGCCGATAATTCCGCAGAGTCACCGACTTCGGTTCTTGAAGATGAG GATTTATGTAATGGGGAAAAGGAGATCAAGTTGGAGGAAGAAATCATTTTGGAAGCAAAAAATGGGGATTCCAGTCTTATATCAAAAGAAATGGCTGAGGAGGAACAGAAATTGCTGGAAGCTCGGGTCAAGGAAGAGGAAGCAAAAAGACTTGAGGATTCAACAGAATCTGAAAAGTTGAGCGACAATCAGTTTACCAAATTGGATGAACTTCTCACTCAAACACAGTTATACTCAGAATTTTTGTTGGAGAAAATGGATGACATCACATTT AGTGAAATGGAGGAAGACAAGAAATCTGTTGAGAAGAGTAGTGGGCGTGGTTCAAAGAGGAAAGCTGCTGCTCGTTATAACAAT aaGAAGGCAAAAAGGGCTGTTGCAGCTATGCTGACTAGATCAAAGGAAGGTGAGCAGGATGAAGATGTAAACTTGACTGGggaagaaagaattgaaaaggaGCAGAGTGAACTTGTACCTCTATTGACGGGTGGCAAATTGAAGTCCTACCAACTCAAAGGTGTCAAATGGTTGATTTCATTATGGCAGAATGGGCTGAATGGAATCCTTGCAGATCAAATGGGTCTTGGTAAGACAATTCAAACCATTGGCTTCCTTGCACATTTGAAGGGGAAGGGACTGGATGGACCTTACTTAGTAATTGCTCCTCTTTCCACACTTTCAAATTGGATAAATGAAATATCGAG ATTTGTGCCTACCGTGAATGCTATTATTTATCATGGTGACAAAAAACAAAGGGATGAGATTCGTAGAAAGTCTATGCCTAGAAAGATTGGACCTAAATTCCCCATAGTGGTTACTTCTTATGAGATTGCAATGAGTGATGCTAGAAAAGTTTTGAGGCATTACAATTGGAAATATCTTGTTGTTGACGAG GGGCATAGGcttaaaaactcaaaatgcAAATTGCTGAAGGAGTTGAAGTACATAACTGTTGAAAATAAACTGCTTCTAACAGGGACACCGCTGCAAAATAATTTGGCAGAGCTTTGGTCATTGTTGAACTTTATTTTACCAgatgttttttcttcaagtGAAGAATTTGAGTCATG gTTTGATCTCTCTGGAAAGTCCCATgctgaagaaaaagaagaaacacaAGAGAACAGAAAGGCCCAG GTGGTAGCAAAACTGCATGGAATACTGAGACCATTTCTACTTCGGAGAATGAAATCTGACGTTGAGCTGATGCTTCCTcggaagaaagaaattataatgtATGCAAACATGACTGAATATCAGAAGAACTTTCAGGAACATTTAGTTAACAAGACATTGGAAAATCATCTCTGTGAGAAGGGATCAG GACGTGGTTTTAAAGGAAAGCTTAATAATTTGATGGTTCAGCTTCGGAAAAATTGCAACCATCCTGATCTCTTGGAATCAGTCTTTGATGATTCTT ATGCGTACCCTCCTGTAGAGCAGCTAGTTGAGCAGTGTGGCAAATTTCGCTTACTAGATAGATTGTTGACACGGCTATTTGAACGCAAGCATAAA GTCCTTATCTTCTCGCAATGGACTAAGATTTTGGATATCATGGATTACTATTTTAGTGAGAAGGGATTTGAAGTTTGCAGAATAGATGGTAGCGTGAAActtgatgaaagaaaaagacag ATCCAGGAGTTCAATGATGTTAACAGCAACTACAGAATATTTATTCTAAGCACCCGGGCTGGTGGTCTGGGTATCAACCTTACTGCAGCAGATACTTGTATACTCTATGATAGCGATTGG AACCCACAAATGGATTTGCAGGCCATGGATAGGTGTCACAGGATAGGTCAATCAAAACCTGTACACGTTTACAGACTTGCAACAGCTCAATCTATAGAG GGCCGTATTCTGAAAAGGGCCTTTAGTAAATTGAAGCTTGAGCACGTGGTCATCGAGAAAGGCCAATTCCACCAGGAACGAACAAAACCCACCGCTGCAGATATTGTAGAG GAAGAGGATATACTAGCACTACTAAGGGAGGAAGATTCTGCTGAAGACAAGATGATACAGACAGAGATTAGCGACGCTGATTTGGAACGTATCTTAGACCGCTCCGATCTGATTGTCCCAACTGGTTCAGACAATGAGAAATCTAAAGTTTCTGGCAATTTATACCCTCTCAAAGGGCCTGGATGGGAGGTGGTGATACCAGCTTCAACAGGAGGGGTACTCTCTACACTTAACTCTTAA